In Nitrososphaerota archaeon, one DNA window encodes the following:
- a CDS encoding NADH-quinone oxidoreductase subunit B family protein — MGIISWARSRSPWIVHLCTGACNACDIEILAALTPRYDLERFGALLKGSPRHADIFIVTGPITRQMKDRVVRIYEQIPDPKFVVAVGTCTMSGGAFRGCYNVYEGLDAVIPVDAYIAGCPVKPEAIIQAVATLVKKIRSG, encoded by the coding sequence ATGGGTATTATAAGTTGGGCTAGATCAAGAAGCCCTTGGATAGTGCATCTTTGTACAGGAGCATGTAATGCATGTGATATAGAAATTTTAGCAGCTTTAACTCCAAGATACGATCTAGAAAGGTTTGGTGCCCTTCTTAAGGGTAGTCCAAGACATGCGGATATATTCATTGTAACTGGTCCTATTACAAGACAAATGAAAGATAGAGTTGTTAGAATATATGAGCAAATCCCTGATCCAAAATTTGTTGTTGCGGTAGGAACATGTACTATGAGTGGAGGAGCATTTAGAGGTTGCTATAATGTTTATGAAGGGTTGGATGCTGTAATTCCAGTAGATGCATATATTGCCGGTTGCCCAGTAAAACCAGAAGCAATAATTCAAGCTGTTGCAACTCTTGTAAAAAAGATTAGAAGTGGTTAA
- the ndhC gene encoding NADH-quinone oxidoreductase subunit A, which translates to MLGAMTSPITIFILSLFITIIIYILSGKIAPNPSKSKDKVSSYACGEDVPAEKVPVVIHLFDYAALFMVFDIVAMILVLSMGFPPENPFKPILLALTSIYCFLLFIALFILRRKS; encoded by the coding sequence ATGTTGGGTGCTATGACTTCTCCTATAACTATTTTCATTCTTTCTCTCTTTATTACAATTATTATATATATACTATCTGGAAAAATTGCTCCTAATCCATCCAAATCAAAAGATAAAGTTTCTTCATATGCATGTGGAGAAGATGTTCCAGCAGAAAAGGTTCCTGTCGTAATTCATTTATTTGATTATGCTGCTCTTTTCATGGTTTTTGATATTGTTGCTATGATTCTAGTTTTATCTATGGGCTTTCCACCCGAAAATCCTTTTAAACCAATTTTATTAGCTCTTACATCAATTTATTGTTTTCTCTTATTTATTGCATTATTTATTTTGAGAAGAAAAAGTTAA
- the hycI gene encoding hydrogenase maturation peptidase HycI, giving the protein MSLEKNFIKENLIEWLKNARKIIIMGVGNPLRGDDIVGLKIAKKLEKYSSEYLKIIISETVPENFIGQIRKFKPSHLIIIDAVDFKGNPGDIRLILPEELSKIGIISTHTLPLSLLSKFLHESMGIKTIILGIQPKSIDFGLSISPIVEKASIKATKIIINVLNVLKIV; this is encoded by the coding sequence ATGTCTCTTGAAAAAAATTTTATTAAAGAAAATTTAATAGAATGGTTAAAAAATGCAAGAAAAATTATTATAATGGGTGTTGGAAATCCTTTAAGAGGAGATGATATAGTAGGATTAAAAATTGCTAAAAAATTAGAAAAATATTCTTCTGAATATTTAAAAATAATTATTTCAGAAACTGTTCCAGAAAATTTTATTGGTCAAATAAGAAAATTTAAACCTTCTCATTTAATAATAATAGATGCTGTTGATTTTAAAGGTAACCCTGGAGATATAAGATTAATATTGCCTGAAGAATTAAGCAAAATTGGAATAATTTCAACTCATACTTTACCATTATCGCTTTTATCTAAATTCTTACATGAAAGTATGGGTATAAAAACAATAATTCTTGGAATTCAACCAAAATCTATAGATTTTGGATTAAGCATTTCTCCAATAGTAGAAAAAGCAAGTATTAAAGCAACTAAAATTATTATTAATGTTTTAAATGTATTAAAAATTGTTTAA
- a CDS encoding redox-regulated ATPase YchF, with amino-acid sequence MIRNEDKLIKIGLIGKTNTGKTTFFNAITMKSAEVSTYPFTTKAPNIGIGNAITLCVCKEFNVKDNPKNSACKNGWRIIPIEIIDLPGLIKGAWAGKGLGNEFLGVASQSDALLHFVDASGSIDAEGVITEPGVGDPIADYYDIEEELILWLLKNLRKNEEKIIRDLKSGKDLVSSITDALKGFKINEEHVKIALIKSNLEKKDFENWNQIDDRKFIEELREISKPTLIVANKIDLPTAKENFERLRNEFPDKIIVPCSSEAELILRKAEKKGLIEYVPGDESFRILNESMLTEKQKWALNQINLKIFGEYLRTGVQFAINVAVFKLLRMNAVYPVYDYEKLSDKDGNVLPDVFLMPPNSTIIDLAKQIHTELAKGVLYAIDARSKLRLPVNYQLRDRDVLTIVSARAKK; translated from the coding sequence ATGATAAGAAATGAAGATAAATTGATAAAGATTGGATTAATAGGTAAAACAAATACTGGAAAAACAACTTTTTTCAATGCAATAACTATGAAGTCTGCAGAAGTATCAACTTATCCATTTACAACAAAAGCTCCAAATATAGGAATTGGGAATGCAATAACTCTTTGTGTATGTAAAGAATTTAATGTAAAAGATAATCCTAAAAATTCTGCTTGCAAAAATGGATGGAGAATAATACCGATAGAAATAATAGATTTACCTGGATTAATAAAAGGAGCATGGGCTGGAAAAGGACTTGGAAATGAATTTTTAGGAGTTGCTTCTCAATCAGATGCTTTACTCCATTTTGTAGATGCTTCAGGAAGTATTGATGCTGAAGGAGTTATAACTGAACCTGGTGTAGGAGACCCAATAGCAGATTATTATGATATAGAAGAAGAACTTATACTTTGGCTTTTAAAAAATTTAAGAAAAAATGAAGAAAAAATAATAAGAGATTTAAAAAGTGGAAAAGATTTAGTATCTTCAATAACAGATGCTTTAAAAGGATTTAAAATAAATGAAGAACATGTGAAAATAGCTTTAATTAAAAGTAATTTAGAAAAGAAAGATTTTGAAAATTGGAATCAAATAGATGATAGGAAATTTATTGAAGAATTAAGAGAAATATCTAAACCAACATTAATAGTAGCAAATAAAATAGATTTGCCAACAGCAAAAGAAAATTTTGAAAGATTAAGAAATGAATTCCCAGATAAAATAATTGTACCATGTAGTTCAGAAGCTGAATTAATACTTAGAAAGGCTGAAAAGAAAGGGTTAATAGAATATGTTCCAGGAGATGAATCTTTTAGAATATTGAATGAAAGTATGTTAACTGAAAAACAAAAATGGGCTTTAAATCAAATAAACTTAAAAATATTTGGAGAATATTTAAGAACAGGAGTTCAATTTGCTATAAATGTAGCTGTTTTTAAATTATTAAGAATGAATGCAGTTTATCCAGTTTATGATTATGAAAAGCTTAGTGATAAAGATGGGAATGTTTTACCAGATGTATTCTTAATGCCTCCAAATTCAACAATAATAGATTTAGCAAAACAAATTCATACAGAACTTGCTAAAGGAGTATTATATGCAATAGATGCTAGAAGTAAACTTAGACTTCCAGTAAATTATCAATTAAGAGATAGGGATGTTTTAACAATAGTTTCTGCAAGAGCAAAAAAATAA
- a CDS encoding aldehyde ferredoxin oxidoreductase family protein, translating to MSEKIFGYAGQILRIDLSKKKILKESLRKDFIKKYIGCTGYAAAILWYELKPKIDPLSPENKIIFSTGPLTGTLCPCSGSYEICFKSPLTNAFGESRSGGIFGPKMKYAGFDHIIIEGKSDKPVYIWINNGEVEIKDAQHLYGKTVHETTEIILEEIKEPEASIACIGPAGEKLVRFAAVMNDRDRAAGRCGGGAIMGSKNLKAIAINGEKDIEIANPEKFYEFVTEAEKALLKKTALRRFGTINAITVLNAMGALPTKYGYTGFFERAEDVSSERLLSKYLIKRRACFACPIGCGRYSEVKHGIWATPPHEGPEFETADMLGPWIYLSNLEAIIKANYLCNNYGLDTISAGNVIAFAIECYEKGWIKEDLVKGIKLEWNNPETMIELIKLIAKRERIGDLLAEGVMRAAEKIGYGAPELALHTKGLEMPAHDPRGETKIMAIKYAVEYRGGCHVHSGFPGLYDRSPESLNDYGLKQFGLPWPPKGKFIEEGKGIAYRFFAIFGQIPEIMGMCQFASMGSEGNMITAKDYANIYSSLTGIEMNEYDLMKIGERVYNLKRCFNVREGFNRKDDKLPKRMYEPIATGPVKGEYVKNLDLMLNEFYEAMGWDIETGIPTFKKLKELGLEDVAEELKKI from the coding sequence ATGAGTGAAAAAATTTTTGGTTATGCTGGCCAAATTCTTAGAATAGATTTAAGTAAAAAGAAGATTTTGAAAGAATCTTTAAGAAAAGATTTTATTAAAAAATATATTGGATGCACAGGTTATGCAGCTGCAATTTTATGGTATGAATTAAAGCCTAAAATAGATCCTTTAAGCCCTGAAAATAAAATAATTTTTTCAACTGGACCACTTACTGGAACACTTTGTCCCTGCTCAGGGAGTTATGAAATATGCTTTAAATCTCCTTTAACAAATGCATTTGGAGAATCTCGTTCAGGTGGAATATTCGGTCCTAAAATGAAATATGCAGGTTTTGATCATATAATAATTGAAGGGAAATCTGATAAGCCTGTTTATATATGGATTAATAATGGAGAAGTAGAAATTAAAGATGCTCAACATTTATATGGAAAAACAGTTCATGAAACAACTGAAATAATTTTAGAAGAAATTAAAGAACCAGAAGCATCAATCGCATGCATAGGCCCTGCAGGAGAAAAATTGGTTAGATTTGCAGCGGTTATGAATGATAGAGATAGGGCTGCTGGAAGATGTGGAGGAGGAGCAATAATGGGTTCTAAAAATTTAAAAGCTATAGCAATAAATGGAGAAAAAGATATTGAAATTGCAAATCCAGAAAAATTTTATGAATTTGTTACAGAAGCTGAAAAGGCTCTTCTTAAGAAAACTGCTTTAAGGAGGTTTGGAACAATTAATGCAATAACAGTTTTAAATGCTATGGGAGCATTACCAACAAAATATGGTTATACTGGGTTTTTTGAAAGAGCTGAAGATGTTTCAAGTGAAAGATTATTGAGTAAATATCTTATAAAAAGGAGAGCATGCTTTGCATGTCCAATAGGTTGTGGAAGGTACTCTGAAGTTAAGCATGGAATATGGGCAACTCCTCCTCATGAAGGACCTGAATTTGAAACAGCAGATATGCTTGGCCCATGGATATATTTAAGCAATCTGGAAGCAATAATAAAAGCAAATTATCTATGTAATAATTATGGATTAGATACTATTTCAGCTGGAAATGTAATAGCATTTGCTATAGAATGTTATGAAAAAGGATGGATAAAAGAAGATTTAGTTAAAGGGATAAAACTTGAATGGAACAATCCTGAAACTATGATAGAATTAATAAAATTAATAGCTAAAAGAGAAAGAATAGGAGATTTATTAGCTGAAGGAGTTATGAGAGCAGCTGAAAAAATAGGGTATGGAGCACCTGAACTTGCTCTTCATACAAAAGGGCTTGAAATGCCTGCTCATGATCCTAGAGGAGAAACAAAAATAATGGCAATAAAATATGCTGTAGAATATAGAGGGGGATGTCATGTTCATTCAGGTTTCCCAGGTTTATATGATAGAAGCCCAGAAAGTTTAAATGATTATGGCTTAAAGCAATTTGGATTGCCATGGCCTCCAAAAGGTAAATTTATTGAAGAAGGGAAAGGTATAGCGTATAGATTTTTTGCAATATTTGGTCAAATTCCAGAAATAATGGGAATGTGCCAATTCGCTTCAATGGGTTCTGAAGGTAATATGATAACAGCTAAAGATTATGCAAATATTTATTCTTCGCTTACTGGAATAGAAATGAATGAATATGATTTGATGAAAATTGGTGAAAGAGTATATAATCTAAAAAGATGCTTTAATGTAAGAGAAGGGTTTAATAGAAAAGATGATAAACTTCCAAAAAGAATGTATGAACCAATAGCTACTGGTCCAGTAAAAGGAGAATATGTTAAAAACTTAGATTTAATGCTTAATGAATTTTATGAAGCAATGGGTTGGGATATTGAAACAGGAATACCTACTTTTAAAAAACTTAAAGAATTAGGATTAGAAGATGTAGCTGAAGAATTAAAGAAAATTTAA
- a CDS encoding 4Fe-4S dicluster domain-containing protein: protein MWKNIIIHPKKCTGCHLCELYCSFHHFKINNPSRSRIHVVRSEPYIDSPVLCIQCGLCINSCPVGAIIRNKKNGAINVLIDKCIGCAQCVFVCPYGAATIDPVTKKALICDLCDGEPECVKNCPEKVLEYVDSTKAVYYKNLIISKLLKKESVPLEPYPK from the coding sequence ATGTGGAAAAATATAATAATACATCCTAAAAAATGCACAGGTTGCCATTTATGTGAATTATATTGTTCATTCCACCATTTTAAAATTAATAATCCATCAAGGTCTAGGATACATGTTGTTAGAAGCGAACCATATATAGATTCTCCAGTATTATGTATACAATGTGGCTTATGTATTAATTCTTGTCCAGTAGGAGCGATAATAAGGAATAAGAAAAATGGTGCAATAAATGTATTAATTGATAAATGTATTGGATGCGCTCAATGCGTTTTTGTTTGTCCATATGGAGCTGCGACAATCGATCCAGTAACAAAGAAAGCATTAATATGCGATTTATGCGATGGAGAACCTGAATGTGTAAAAAATTGTCCAGAAAAAGTTTTAGAATATGTTGATTCTACAAAAGCAGTTTATTATAAGAATTTAATTATATCTAAATTATTAAAGAAAGAATCTGTACCACTTGAACCATATCCTAAATAA
- a CDS encoding ATP/GTP-binding protein, with translation MLTILIIGPAGAGKTILSKKLAEWMIKNMYLNVGIVNLDPGIENLPYEASFDIRKYFTIKNIMNELNLGPNGAFIEAANRIAKIASKIVKEIANLNHEYIIVDTPGQMEIFVFRNFGPVISKEFIKYGPTEAIFLIDPETAETISDIVVFLGLSIATKLRLGIPVIPILNKIDKIDEEKADLFKNWKILYENISKDHGLLSEISKELLKIYMKYIPETSIAFISAINGFGIEYLYDRIRETFCECGEI, from the coding sequence ATGCTAACCATATTAATAATTGGACCCGCTGGAGCAGGAAAAACAATTTTATCAAAAAAATTGGCTGAATGGATGATTAAAAATATGTATTTAAATGTAGGAATTGTTAATTTAGACCCAGGCATAGAAAATTTACCTTATGAAGCCTCATTCGATATAAGAAAATATTTTACAATAAAAAATATAATGAATGAATTAAACCTTGGTCCAAATGGAGCATTTATTGAAGCAGCAAATAGAATAGCTAAAATAGCTTCAAAAATTGTTAAAGAAATAGCAAACCTAAACCATGAATATATAATAGTAGATACTCCTGGGCAAATGGAAATTTTTGTTTTTAGAAATTTTGGACCAGTAATATCAAAAGAATTTATTAAATATGGTCCAACAGAAGCTATTTTCTTAATCGATCCTGAAACAGCAGAAACAATTTCAGATATAGTAGTATTCCTTGGATTAAGTATAGCTACTAAACTTAGGCTTGGAATACCAGTTATACCAATATTAAATAAAATAGATAAAATTGATGAAGAAAAAGCTGATTTATTTAAAAATTGGAAAATTTTATATGAAAATATTTCAAAAGATCATGGTTTACTTTCAGAAATTTCAAAAGAATTATTAAAAATTTATATGAAATATATTCCTGAAACATCTATAGCTTTTATTTCAGCAATTAATGGTTTTGGAATTGAATATTTATACGATAGAATTAGAGAAACATTTTGTGAATGTGGAGAAATATAA
- a CDS encoding phosphopantetheine adenylyltransferase, with product MDRIKKENFKIDKQIDRRICENELWDILVETAHSLIMYSHHKAYLIEKILPENPLITPRELSNRLSIPLGEAIVLLYELRITAKELEEEIKKPLPENKKYSKVALGGTFNEIHYGHLSLLWTAFKNGEKVLIGLTSDDFAKNFKKHSIKPYSERLKDLKETLKKYNWLEASEIVAIDDAYGPSIIDPALDAIIVSPFTAGVANEINRLRIEKLLKPLEIEICPLVLAEDGKPISSTRIISGEITFDGKIIE from the coding sequence ATGGATCGTATTAAAAAAGAAAATTTTAAAATAGATAAACAAATAGATCGTAGAATATGCGAAAATGAGCTTTGGGATATATTAGTTGAAACAGCCCATTCTTTAATAATGTATTCTCATCATAAAGCATATTTAATAGAAAAAATTTTGCCTGAAAATCCATTAATTACTCCAAGAGAATTATCTAATCGTTTATCAATTCCTTTAGGTGAAGCAATAGTATTGCTTTATGAACTTAGGATTACTGCTAAAGAACTTGAAGAAGAAATAAAGAAACCTCTTCCAGAAAATAAAAAATATTCAAAAGTGGCTTTAGGAGGAACATTTAATGAAATACATTATGGCCATTTATCACTTTTATGGACTGCTTTTAAAAATGGAGAAAAAGTTTTAATAGGATTAACAAGTGATGATTTTGCTAAAAATTTTAAAAAACATTCTATTAAACCATATTCTGAAAGACTTAAAGATTTAAAAGAAACATTAAAAAAATACAATTGGTTAGAAGCTTCTGAAATAGTTGCTATAGATGATGCTTATGGTCCATCGATAATAGATCCTGCTTTAGATGCTATTATAGTAAGTCCTTTTACAGCAGGAGTAGCAAATGAAATAAATAGGCTTAGAATTGAAAAATTGCTTAAACCATTAGAAATAGAAATATGCCCATTAGTTTTAGCTGAAGATGGAAAACCAATTTCAAGTACAAGAATAATTTCTGGAGAAATAACATTCGATGGAAAAATTATAGAATAA
- a CDS encoding M67 family metallopeptidase, which produces MVLLISEEHYKRILKHCEEVYPIEACGMLGGIKIGNSKIVKKVYEATNTFNSFRRYQIHPVEEYEILRDIEKSELELVGIYHSHPFWSASLSSIDEETFSWPDCSYVVISIKDKEVKSFILDKNGKFLEEKIEFY; this is translated from the coding sequence ATGGTATTACTAATTAGTGAAGAGCATTATAAAAGAATTTTAAAACATTGTGAAGAAGTTTATCCAATAGAAGCGTGCGGAATGCTTGGAGGAATAAAAATTGGAAATTCGAAAATAGTAAAAAAGGTATACGAAGCTACAAATACTTTTAATTCTTTTAGAAGATATCAAATCCATCCAGTTGAAGAATATGAAATACTTCGAGATATAGAAAAATCCGAATTAGAACTTGTTGGAATATACCATAGCCATCCATTTTGGTCAGCTTCTCTTTCATCAATAGATGAAGAAACTTTTTCATGGCCTGATTGTTCATATGTAGTTATTTCAATTAAGGATAAAGAAGTAAAATCATTTATATTAGATAAAAATGGAAAATTTTTAGAAGAAAAAATAGAATTTTATTAA
- a CDS encoding TldD/PmbA family protein — MEDLLQYAIRYARDKGASYAEARYQEDTKEVSLLKNGVPEITGLQIRKGMAIRVIVNGALAFSSINKLTKGDIRKAVLDAINSAKAASRKIKNPILLSEEKVFEDKVILKPRIKFESIDPEDRMLFLKEIDNEMVKTVETKGAKLPSRFLNLILMDTIKNVITSDGANIFSHIPRVFLEAFLTVFNQQKGVLQRFKEVGEANGWEAVERWNLIEKFNEEVSILVKSLLEAKEAPKGTMDVVLGPEIVGLVCHESSGHPQEADRILGREAAQAGETYLKPKDIGLKIGSEYVTIIDDPTLPNSYGFYLYDDEGVKARPRVLIDKGVINEFLQNRETAKVFNTNSNAASRAVAYDREPIVRMANTYMKPGDYSFEELIEDIKNGIYMKFFQEWNIDDRRFNQKYVGSIAYRIENGELKEMLRNPALEITTPGLFSAVDAVGRDLKFTAAICGKGDPMQGCPVWVGGPHIRLRNVRM, encoded by the coding sequence ATGGAAGATTTACTTCAATATGCAATAAGATATGCAAGAGATAAAGGTGCTAGTTATGCGGAAGCAAGATATCAAGAAGATACAAAAGAAGTATCTTTATTAAAAAATGGAGTTCCAGAAATAACTGGATTACAAATAAGGAAAGGTATGGCTATAAGAGTCATAGTAAATGGTGCATTAGCTTTCTCTTCAATAAATAAATTAACAAAAGGAGATATAAGAAAAGCTGTTTTAGATGCTATCAATTCTGCAAAAGCAGCTTCAAGAAAAATAAAAAATCCAATATTATTAAGTGAGGAAAAAGTTTTTGAAGATAAAGTAATTTTAAAACCTAGAATAAAATTTGAATCAATAGATCCAGAAGATAGAATGCTTTTCTTAAAAGAAATAGATAATGAAATGGTTAAAACTGTTGAAACTAAAGGAGCAAAACTTCCATCAAGATTTTTGAATTTAATTTTAATGGATACTATAAAAAATGTAATAACAAGTGATGGGGCAAATATTTTTAGTCATATACCTCGTGTGTTTCTTGAGGCATTCTTAACAGTTTTTAATCAACAAAAAGGGGTATTGCAAAGATTTAAAGAAGTTGGTGAAGCAAATGGATGGGAAGCTGTTGAAAGATGGAATTTAATAGAAAAATTTAATGAAGAAGTTTCTATTTTAGTAAAAAGTTTACTTGAAGCAAAAGAAGCACCAAAAGGAACAATGGATGTAGTTCTTGGACCTGAAATAGTTGGATTAGTATGCCATGAATCTTCAGGTCATCCACAAGAGGCTGATAGAATTCTTGGGAGAGAAGCTGCTCAAGCTGGAGAAACTTATCTTAAACCAAAAGACATAGGTTTAAAAATTGGAAGTGAGTATGTAACAATAATAGATGATCCAACATTGCCAAATAGCTATGGTTTTTATCTTTATGATGATGAAGGAGTGAAAGCTAGGCCTAGAGTTTTAATAGATAAAGGTGTAATAAATGAATTTTTACAAAATAGGGAAACGGCAAAAGTTTTTAATACAAATTCAAATGCAGCTTCTAGAGCTGTAGCATATGATAGAGAACCAATAGTTAGAATGGCTAATACATATATGAAACCAGGAGATTATTCATTCGAAGAATTAATAGAAGATATAAAAAATGGAATATATATGAAATTTTTCCAAGAATGGAATATTGATGATAGACGCTTTAATCAAAAATATGTTGGTTCAATTGCTTATAGAATTGAGAATGGAGAATTGAAAGAAATGTTACGTAATCCTGCTTTAGAAATAACTACACCTGGACTTTTCTCAGCAGTAGATGCTGTTGGAAGAGACTTAAAATTTACAGCTGCTATTTGTGGAAAAGGAGACCCGATGCAAGGTTGTCCAGTATGGGTTGGAGGACCACATATTAGATTAAGAAATGTAAGAATGTAA